From the Nitrososphaerota archaeon genome, the window TTCTGGATCTGTTATAATTGCTATTGCTAAAGGAGCATCCGCTATAAAATTTCCCCATTTTGTTTCATTAGCGATCTTCTTAAGTGTTTCTTGATTTTTTATTATAATAAATTCCCATGGTTGACTATTATGTGAAGATGGTGCCCATATTGCAGCTTCTAAAATTTTAATTATTTTTTCCTCTTCTACTTGCTTTTTCTTAAAGCTTCTAATACTTCTCCTACTATATATTGCTTCTAGAACATCCATTTTTTTCTCTCGCCCTATTTTTTTATTATTCTTTCTAATTCTTCTATAAATTTTATTCTTTCTTCTCTTTCAAAATCTATTAATGGAATTTTTATTCTTTTCTCTTCAATTATTTTATTCATTTCTTCTACTAATATCCCCATACCATCTACTTCTATTATTTTATTATTCTTTCTTAAATGTACTTTTTTAACACCGCATGTTGGGCTCCCTCTTCTTCCTATAAACGCTACTATTTTAAAATCATTCTTAATATACTGTTCCATACTTTTAATTGTTTCTTTGGCTATTTTTTTACATAATTTTCTAAAGCCAGGGTTATCTATATCATTTTTTGCAGCTTCACCTCTTATTAACCCATAATAGATTTGCTCAGGACAAGGTAATTGTATAATGCTTACTTTATTTTTTTGAAGACAATCGACTATCTCATCTATTATTGCAGGCCATATATTTGGTGTTTTTGGGCCAATAGCTATAGCATTTGTGTTTATTATACAATGAGATACAAAAGCTACTTTTTTACTTCTACCATTTTTAATCATTTCCCACTCTAAGAATAACATCTTATTCTTTATAGCTTTTTATTTTTTAAAGATTTCTAGCATTCTACTTATTAATTTGTCTTATAAGAAAATTTTACTTTTTTATTTCAGAAATTTAATCTTTTTGAATTCTAAGAATAATGAAGTTTTTATCTTTTTTTTAGAAAAAAGAAATTTAAAATGGGATAAAAAGATATTATGAAAAATTATAAAAATGGGGACTAATATGAAGATTTTATTAAAAACTTTATATAACAGCGTTATAATAAAAATATAATAACAGCGTAAAATATAGTGAGTAGAAAATGGAACAACATCATAAGCATCATGCTCGCCATATAGAAGAATTTAAGAAAAAATTCTTAATTTCTATAATACTTACGATCCCTATTCTGATTTTCTCTGAAATGATTCGATCCTGGTTTAACTTAAGTTTGATTATACCCCTTCAAAAATATTTTTTATTCTTTCTATCCTCGATTGTATATATTTATGGCGGATCACCTTTTATAAAAGGTTTATTTCAAGAAATAAAGAATCGAAAACCAGGAATGATGACACTTATAGGCACAGCTATTTCGTTCGCTTTCTTTTATTCTACTGGAACAGCTTTCTTTATAAATGGAAAAGATTTTTTCTGGGAACTTGCAACTCTTATTGATGTAATGCTCCTTGGACATTGGATAGAAGCTAAAAGTGTTTTAGGGGCTTCAAGAGCTTTAGAAGAAATTATTAAAATAATGCCTACATTTGCCCATCTTTTAAAAAATGGTGAAATTATTGATACTCCAATTTCAAATTTAAAGAAAGGTGATATTGTTCTTGTTCGTCCAGGTGAAAAAATACCATCAGATGGTATAGTAATTGAAGGTGAATCTTTTGTTAATGAAGCTTTTCTAACCGGAGAATCAAAGCCTATTCATAAAGAAAAGGGAGATAATGTTATAGGCGGTTCTATAAATGAGGAAGGAGTATTAAAAGTTAGGATAGAAAAAATAGGGGAAGAAACTTATATATCACAAGTAATAAAATTGGTTAAGCAAGCTCAGGAAAGTAAATCAAGAATCCAAGATTTAGCAAATAGGGCAGCAGCTCTTCTCTTTTATATTGCTCTTGTAACAGGAATTGTAACCTATTTAGCATGGTTTTTAATTGGTAATATTGATTTTGCACTTGAAAGATCTGTTACAGTTATGGTTATAGCTTGTCCACATGCTTTAGGTTTAGCGATACCACTTGTTGTCGCTCTCTCAATTTCTATAACTTCGAAAAGTGGCATTCTTATAAGAGATAGAAAAGCTTTTGAAATGATTAGGAATATAGATGCTATCGTTTTTGATAAAACTGGAACATTAACATTAGGTAAATTTGGCGTTAGTGATATTGTTTCTTTTATTAATGAAGAAGATTTTCTAAAATTTTCTGCAGGTGTTGAACTTAATTCAGAGCATGTAATAGCAAAGGCTATTGTAGAATATGCAAAAGATAAAAAAATAGAAATACCTCAAGTTGAAGAATTTAAAGCAATACCAGGTAAAGGTGTTTATGGAAAAATCTTTGGTAAGGAAGTTTATGTAGGAGGTCCAAATCTTTTAAAAGAATTTAAAATAGAAATGAAAGATGAAAGAATAAAAAATCTTCAAGAACAAAGTAAAACTATTATTTTCACTATTATTGATGGGAAACTTGCTGGCGCTTTTGCTCTTTCTGATAAAATAAGAGAAGAATCTTATGGAGCAATAAAAAAAATAAAAGAAAATGGAATAAAAGTTTACATGCTTACAGGTGATACAAAAGAAGTTGCTAAATGGGTTGCAAAAGAACTTAATATCGATGATTATTTCGCTCAAGTTTTACCTCATGAAAAAGTGGAAAAAATTAAATTTCTAAAAGAAAAAGGTTATAGAGTTGCTATGGTTGGAGACGGTATTAATGATGCTCCAGCTCTTGTTACAGCAGATGTTGGTATAGCTATAGGTGCTGGAACAGATATAGCAATAGAAAGTGCAGATATAATACTTGTGAAGAACGATCCTAGGGATGTTATAAAAATTATCGATTTTTCACGAAAAACATATTCAAAAATGGTTCAAAATTTATGGTGGGCAGCAGGATATAATATTTTTGCAATACCATTAGCAACAGGTATTTTTCACAATCTGGGTATAATTATAAGTCCTGCTATTGGAGCTTTAATAATGTCTTTAAGTACTATTATAGTTGCTTTTAATAGTCAAACCTTAAGAAAATATGAGCCAAAAATACCTGGATTTATTGAAAAAGAACAAATATTCATAGATCCTGTTTGTGGAATGGAAGTAAGACCTGAAGATGCCTATAGTAAAATTGAGTATGAAGGCCATGTTATTTATTTTTGTTCAAAAAAATGTGAAGAAAAATTTAAAATCAATCCAAAGAAATATTTATAATGATACAATACCAATATTAAAGATAAAATTTTTCTTTTATAAAATATTAAAAATGGAGAAGGAACCAAAAGTTATGAATAAAATAAAAGTTAAAATTTTTAAGTATTTTCTAGGTAATAATCTTAAAATTTTCACTCCAAAAATTATACCGATTCCAGTTATAATTGAAAATGCAAGCATAATGCCTATTAATACAATTATAGGAGAACAAAGTTTTGCTGCTAAAATAATTGTAGTTATTTGTGTTTTATCTCCTAATTCTGCTAAAAATATAAAAGTAAAAGCAGTTATTAATGAATTTATTTCTGCACTCACTTTTATTTACTCCTCCTATAGCATTTTTTATAAACTAAGCACATATTTAAAATTATTAAAAATAACCTGTTTTAAGTATAAACATTGATAAAATATTTTTTCTTTAATTTAAAAAAATTTAAAAAGCTGAATTTTATATTATATGGTGAAGAGATATGGGGAGTAGAAAAGTTTCAAAAGAGTTATTAGAATTATTAAACGAAGCAATAGCAGCAGAATTACAAGTTTCAATACAATATATGTGGCAGCATGTACAATGGAGAGGTGTAAAAGGTTTTGCAGTGCAAGAAGAATTAAAGAAAATAGCAATAACAGAAATGAAACATGCAGAAGCAATCGCTGAAAGACTTTTTTATCTTGGTGGAATTCCAACAACTCAACCAAAACCAATTATTGTTGGAGAAAACCTTAAAGAAATGATAGAAAGAGATAAAAAAGATGAAGAAAGTGCTATTCAATTATATAATAAAATAATAGAAGTAGCTAAAAAAGAAAACGATGAAGTTACACATAGATTATTTAGAGAGATATTAGCAGATGAAGAAGAACATCACGACTTTTTCTCGAGTCTTTTAGAAGAGATATAACCCTCCCTCTTTTTTATAAAATTTATTTAAAAAAATACTATTTTACTTTTTTTCTTTATATTATTTATTATATTCACTTTTTCTGGTTTTGAATTTATATTTTCCCCACATTTTGGACATTTTCCACCATTTCTCAATATTATTTCTTTTGGTCCTACTAATTCATACCCTTGATAAAGTATATATCCACAATTTTTACATGTTATTATTAACATTTTCAATATTTTATTTATTTTTGCATTTAATAAACTTTATAATAATTGTATTAATTGTATTATTAAAAAATAGGCGCTAACTGAAATAATAGCTGTAGCTGGAAGAGTTAATATCCAAAATGATGCTAATTGTAAAATTGTTATTTTATTCACTGATCTTTTTCCGCCTCTTGCTAATCCTGCTCCAATAATTGCTCCAACAGATGCAAGAGAAGTCGATACAGGTATTCCATATCCAATTAACATATATGGAACTACTGAAAATAAATAAACTACTAATGCATTAGATAACTCAGCTGCAAATCCTGCTGCTAAATTTAATCTAGTTATTTTATATGCAACTGTTTCTATAACTCTAGGTCCTAAAATTATTCCTCCAGTTAATACCCCTATACTTCCAAATATCGATAATAAAAACATTGCTTGTATATCTGGTACTTTGCCTATTTTTTCAGCAATTGTTACGTACGCTCCTGTAGCATTTCCTATATCATTTACTCCAAAAGAATATGCTGAAAAACATAATGAAATTATAAGCAATAATCTAAAAATTCTTTCATCTATTTCAATATATTGCATAATTATTAATAATACTTTATACAAAAGGAAAGAAATTATAATTGCTATAAAAGGGGAAGTTAACCAACTTATGATAATATTCTGAATAATTGATAAATTTAATCCATATAATCCATATTTTATTAATCCATAGCCCATAATAGAACCTATAATTGAATGTGTAACTGAGATTTCCATTCCTATATATGAGCATAATAATATCCATATATTGGCTGCTAAAACTATCGTAAACGCTCCTACAATATCTATTTCACCTAAAACAACTCCTTTACCTATAGTTTTCATTACTTTAAATCCTTCTGTAAGCGCACCTAATGCTGTAAATATTGAAAATAATATTATTGCTTGTTTTACTGTTAAAGCACCTGCATTAACAGCCGTATCAGTTGGGGTAGCAGCATCATTAGCTCCTAAATTAAATGCAAGGAAAAAGGAAGTTGCAAATCCTGCTCCAAGAAGAATTATTTCTGTATTAATGGTCATTATAAGTCACCAAAATTCATTGAAAATTTAATTAAGGCATTTAAAAAACGTTCTCTTAATACAAAATTGATTGTTAAAAATAAATCGATAAAAATATATTTATTAAGAAAAAATTAATAAATTCATCCCTATAATTATAAAGCTTAGTAAATTGGTGGATGGATTGTTTAAATATGGACATGCTAGTGTATGGTTTGGAAGAAAAAGAGAAAAAGCAATATTAACTTTTTGTAAAAAACATTTCGATAAAGTTTTTGAAACAATTATTCATTTTAAGGAATTTATTGAAGCTTTTAAAATAGACGATTTAGAAAAAATAAAAGCTTCTTTTAAAAATATTTTTGACATAGAAAGAGAAGCTGATGATATTAAAGAAAATATAATAGATGAGCTCTCTAGAGGTCCTTTACATCCAATAGATAGAGAAGATATAATTAGAATGGTCATGACCGTGGATGATATTGCTGCAAATATTAAATCGGGTGCTAGAAAACTTACATATGTAAATTCTAAATTAGTTCCACTTGATATAAAAAACGGAATGTTAGAAATTGCAGATAAGATTCATGAAGAAGCTAAATTTTTAGGAGAAGCACTAAATATGCTTATAGATAATCCTAATGAAGCAATAGAATTATGTGAAAGAGTTGAACGTATTGAAGAAGAAATAGACGATAAAAGAGTTGAATTAATGAATAAAGTATTAGATTGGGCTAATGAAATAAAAATTATTAAGCAATGGACAATGATTAAAGAAGCAATTGAAAATATTGAAGCAGCTGCTGATTATATAGAAAATAGTGCAGATGTTATTAGAAGTTTAGTAATTCTTTCATCAATTTAATTCTAATTTAAATATTTAAATCTAAGCCGTTAACATATTAAAAAAGCTTCTAAAATAGGAGATAAAAGATATGAAAAAGTTATCAAAAACTAAAAGAGAGTATAAAATTGGAAGTAAGAAAATTTTAAATGGTATATTTAATAAACTTAATTCTTTAATTAATACTATTTATAAATCTAAAATAATCCAAGTTTTTACTCAATATGCTTATATAAGTATTATTATTTTACTTACAAGTGGAATTTTATTCATTCTTTTTCAGGAAACTGTTGCTTTTTGGCAAACTTCAGGGTATATAAAGCTTGTTTTTCCACGTATAGGTCTTCAAACATACTCTGAAGTTATAGCTATTTCAACTTATTACTTCTTTGGTTTTATTGGCTTTCTTCTATACTATTTTGCACTTACTAAATTTTACGAGGAAAAAACTTTAAAATATATGCTTTTAGCAAGTTCTATACTTATTTTATTTTCTTTTATAGGTATTAGCTTAGCATTTTTAGATAAAATTTCTGGATAATTTTTATGAATTTTACTTAATTTTCATATACTTCTTCAACACCATCTTTAGTTATTTTAAAAAATACTTCTTTTTTTTCACTTTTCCCTCCTTTTTCTATTATCATTTTCTTAACATTCCTTCCTACTAGATTTTGAAGTTTTATTATTATATCCGCCCAGTATTTTGAAATTCTTGCTGCAACAGGTTCTTCTATCGTCCCCCCTCCAATTAATACTTCATGTACTTGCGCTGTTACTATTAATGGCACTTCCCATTTAAAAGCTATATTTTTTAAATATGCTATTTGAAAGGATAAATCTTTAAATATTGATAAATCCTTTTTTATATCTCCAAAAATTATTCTATGTAATTCATTATAATTTTCAAATATTATTAATTTTATTTTTTCATTCATTAAGAATGGGACTTCTTCTATTATTCTTGTTTGTTCTTCAAAAGTTTTAGGTCTTAAAAATATTATTAAATCTTTTTCAATATTCCTATTCTCTAATGCTATATTTATTCTTTCAGGATGTAAATGCATTCCGCAATCTATCCATATAGTTTTTCTATTTTTTAAAGAATTATTTATAGCTGCTTGAAGTGCTAAGCTTGTTTTCCCACTTTTTTCTTCACCATATATTAATGTTAATTTCTTTATTGGATATCCTCCATTTATTTCATTATCTAAACTTTTTATTCCAGTCTCTATTTTTGAAAACATCTTTATTTTTTCCATTCTTTTTATATAGAAAAATATTTAAGCAAAGTTTTTGATTAATTTTTATGTAAATAACTTGTTAGAAAAATACTCTAATGTTTTTATTGGAATAGCTACTAAAGATCTTAAAATAGCTAAGAGAATATCCAATGAGCTAAAGAAAAGAGGGTTAAAATATATTTTTCTTACTCCAGAAAATGATTTTCCAACTTATTTAAAAGTTTTAATATATGGTTATAGGAATGAATTTAAGGGGTCTTCCATAAAAAATGTTTTATTTTATGAAGATTACAATTCTCCTTCAAAAATAGTTGATAGAGCATATGAAATTGCTCTTGGAAAAGAAAAATATTCTAATGTAATCGTAGCTATTGATCCTGGAAGTAGAATTGGTGCAGCATTTATATGCGATAATTTAATAATTAAGACTATGCTTTTTCATAGTATTAGAAATCTTTTAAGTGAAGTAGATTCATTTTTTAAAATGCATTTTAATAGTAAAAAAATTATTTTAATAGGTAAAGGAGCTTACGATATAGGTAATAAAATAATTAACGAAATCGATAAAAAATACGGTAAAGAAGTTAAATTAGTTACTATGAATGAAGAATTTTCTAATAAAAATATTTTTGATAGCAATAATAAACATATTTCTAAAGATGAAAGATCAGCTATTTCTCTTGCTAAAAAATTTTTAATAAAAATTTAAAAAAAGCGTGTGAAAGAGAATGAATATTACAAATTTGAATATTAATAAAGGGTCATCCCTCTTTGTTAAAGGACCCGCATCTATTATACTTAAAAATGGGACGTTGAATGCTTTTGATTATATTGTTCCAATTAAAAAGAATATACTTATTCGTCCCTACAGAGCAATACCTTTCTATGCAGTAGAAGATAGTTTAGTCGATGTAAGAATTAAAAGTAATGAAGATATTTCTATTTTTAATGAAGATTTAATTCCAAAGGATTGGCGAGAAAAAGCTGATGAAATAATTAAAAATAGTAAAAGCACAATCGTTTTTGGTGGAGTAGACTCTGGAAAAACTTCTTTCTGTTGTTTATTATTGAATAGATGTTTAAAAAGTAAAAGTAAAGTATTTTTTATGGATATTGATCCTGGTCAATCAAATATTGGACCACCTACAATGATAAGTGTCTCTAAAGTTAATGAACCTACTATAGATGTTTTTAGACTAAATGTTTTTAATGCATACCCTATAGGGTATACTAGCCCATCATATTGCATCGATTCATGTATTTCGAATATTTCTAAACTTTTAAAAGAGGTTATAGATTACGGTTTTGATTTTTTAGTGATAGATTCTGATGGATGGGTTGATGGAATAGATGCTATAAAATATAAATTGAAAATTTTAGAAGTTTGTTCTCCAGATAATACTATTGTTCTAGAAAATACAAGCAATAGTTTTAAAGAAGAATTAAAAAAAGCCGGAGTAAATTTTCTAGAAATAAGCTCTCCTAAAAATATTTTTGCAAGAAATATGGATGCTAGAAAAAAAATACGTGAATTTTCTTATGGAAAATATTTATTTGGTGGATGCATTAGAACTATTCAATCTTCATGGATTAAAATATCTTTTATTGATAAAAGTAAAGAACAATTAATGGAGGATTATTTATCAAGTTTACCTAAAACAATAGAACAAATAGAAAAACCAGAAATTGAAAATAAAGTAAGTGATATTAAAAAAGGTTTATTATCCTATCTTTATGATTCTACAAATAAATTTATAGGAATAGCTCTTACTTTAGATTTTGATAAAAAGAAAAAATTTTTAAAAATTTATACAAATGTAAAATCTAGTATAGCTAAAATAATCATAGGGAATATGATTTTAGATAGTGAAGGAAAAGAAATTTATCAAGAAATGACTAAACAATAATTTTATATTGGCGCAACCCTTTGAAGAATTAAAATTGCTGCTATTAATGTAAATGAAAGAATTATTATTACTATAGGAGGTATTTTAAATCCTTTTGTTTCCTCCTCAAAAAATCTTAATAATCCTGCTGCTGAAGAAGGTATAGGAGCTTCCTTTCTTTTCCTGCGACTCATAATATTCATGAATAAATAAAAGATTCTTATATTAAAATTTTTATTAAATTCTTTATTCTTTACATGAACAAGGTTTTAAACCACATTTAGGGCATTTATCATTATATTTTTCTAACGCTGCTTTTTCTAAATCTATATTTAAAAGATTACATAGGCTTGCAAGCCAGGCTAATACATCCGCAACTTCACTTTTAATATTTTCTACATCTTTTTTAAATATTCCTTCACCTAACTCATTTACTTCTTCAACTAATAGTTTAAATGTCTCATTTATTCCTCTTTTATAATCTTTTTCAAAATATATTTCTCTCATTTTTTCTTGAAATTCTTTAATATTCAATCTAAATCACCCATCAAATTGCTTTAAAAATGTAAAATTAAAATTTAAAAATAAAAGGAACATAGTTAATTCCATTACTTAATAAACATTTTAATAAAATAACATTTTTTAATATTCCGTTAATTGTTTTTGTCCAATTCCCGTTAATGAGTATATATTGGTTTTTCCAATCCTATTTTTTGTTATTATCCCTTCTCTTTCTAAATTTCTTAAATGTCTTCTTATTACTGTTTTTGATCTTAAAACCATTTCAGATATTTCTTTTATGGTAAGTTTTCTATTTCTTTTTAAAATTTTTATTATTTTTGAACGTGTTCTTATTCCTTTTTTATTATTTCTAATTTTTTGAAGATAAGCCCTTGGATCTATTTCTTCAAACATTTTATAATTAATTTATATTATTTATAAGAAGAAAATATATTTTTTCACTTAAAATCTTTAAATATTCTCTCTTAATTTTTACTCTATTTTAATTTAAAGGATTATTATAAGAAAAAACAATAGAACATGCCATTCTGAAGGACTTACCAGAGAAGCCAAAGCTTCCTACCATAGAAAATCCAGACCCCCTTATGAGTATAAAGTAAGAATATTTATCTCTCAATTATAAATGAGGAGGAAAGCTTTTGAACTTAGGGAATGGAATAAAGGCTTGAAATATTGACAATTATACGAAATCTTCTAAAGAAATTTGAGTTGTTATTTTTTCCATTTTTGAAATTTTTTCATAATCTTCTTTAAAACTTGACTTAATGTTTTCTAATGTAAGTAATACATGATCTTTAACATATTCATTAAGAGTATATTTTTCAAGAAAAGAAGATATTATATTAACATATTTTTCAATGCTTTTTCTTGAAACTGTTTGTAATAATTCTTTACCGCATTTTTCACATTTTAATGTAAGCGGTAAGCGTCTATATTTAGTATTACATTTACTACATCTAAAACTTTGTGAAAAGAAAGCTCTCGCATTTCCTATGATATCTGGCAACAAATGTGATAAAAGAATTTTTTCAGCTACTTCATTTGTTTTTATTGAAGAAAGCA encodes:
- a CDS encoding TMEM165/GDT1 family protein encodes the protein MSAEINSLITAFTFIFLAELGDKTQITTIILAAKLCSPIIVLIGIMLAFSIITGIGIIFGVKILRLLPRKYLKILTFILFITFGSFSIFNIL
- a CDS encoding ferritin-like domain-containing protein, which encodes MGSRKVSKELLELLNEAIAAELQVSIQYMWQHVQWRGVKGFAVQEELKKIAITEMKHAEAIAERLFYLGGIPTTQPKPIIVGENLKEMIERDKKDEESAIQLYNKIIEVAKKENDEVTHRLFREILADEEEHHDFFSSLLEEI
- a CDS encoding DUF47 family protein; the encoded protein is MFKYGHASVWFGRKREKAILTFCKKHFDKVFETIIHFKEFIEAFKIDDLEKIKASFKNIFDIEREADDIKENIIDELSRGPLHPIDREDIIRMVMTVDDIAANIKSGARKLTYVNSKLVPLDIKNGMLEIADKIHEEAKFLGEALNMLIDNPNEAIELCERVERIEEEIDDKRVELMNKVLDWANEIKIIKQWTMIKEAIENIEAAADYIENSADVIRSLVILSSI
- a CDS encoding copper-translocating P-type ATPase → MEQHHKHHARHIEEFKKKFLISIILTIPILIFSEMIRSWFNLSLIIPLQKYFLFFLSSIVYIYGGSPFIKGLFQEIKNRKPGMMTLIGTAISFAFFYSTGTAFFINGKDFFWELATLIDVMLLGHWIEAKSVLGASRALEEIIKIMPTFAHLLKNGEIIDTPISNLKKGDIVLVRPGEKIPSDGIVIEGESFVNEAFLTGESKPIHKEKGDNVIGGSINEEGVLKVRIEKIGEETYISQVIKLVKQAQESKSRIQDLANRAAALLFYIALVTGIVTYLAWFLIGNIDFALERSVTVMVIACPHALGLAIPLVVALSISITSKSGILIRDRKAFEMIRNIDAIVFDKTGTLTLGKFGVSDIVSFINEEDFLKFSAGVELNSEHVIAKAIVEYAKDKKIEIPQVEEFKAIPGKGVYGKIFGKEVYVGGPNLLKEFKIEMKDERIKNLQEQSKTIIFTIIDGKLAGAFALSDKIREESYGAIKKIKENGIKVYMLTGDTKEVAKWVAKELNIDDYFAQVLPHEKVEKIKFLKEKGYRVAMVGDGINDAPALVTADVGIAIGAGTDIAIESADIILVKNDPRDVIKIIDFSRKTYSKMVQNLWWAAGYNIFAIPLATGIFHNLGIIISPAIGALIMSLSTIIVAFNSQTLRKYEPKIPGFIEKEQIFIDPVCGMEVRPEDAYSKIEYEGHVIYFCSKKCEEKFKINPKKYL
- a CDS encoding MazG nucleotide pyrophosphohydrolase domain-containing protein, which codes for MNIKEFQEKMREIYFEKDYKRGINETFKLLVEEVNELGEGIFKKDVENIKSEVADVLAWLASLCNLLNIDLEKAALEKYNDKCPKCGLKPCSCKE
- a CDS encoding nitroreductase family protein, which codes for MDVLEAIYSRRSIRSFKKKQVEEEKIIKILEAAIWAPSSHNSQPWEFIIIKNQETLKKIANETKWGNFIADAPLAIAIITDPEKSRWHEIDGALATQNIQLAAWALGLGTCWIGTMDREKVKQILNIPKEKNLLTVLPIGYPASIGKSNRKPLKDFIHYEKY
- a CDS encoding winged helix-turn-helix domain-containing protein; the protein is MFEEIDPRAYLQKIRNNKKGIRTRSKIIKILKRNRKLTIKEISEMVLRSKTVIRRHLRNLEREGIITKNRIGKTNIYSLTGIGQKQLTEY
- a CDS encoding inorganic phosphate transporter; protein product: MTINTEIILLGAGFATSFFLAFNLGANDAATPTDTAVNAGALTVKQAIILFSIFTALGALTEGFKVMKTIGKGVVLGEIDIVGAFTIVLAANIWILLCSYIGMEISVTHSIIGSIMGYGLIKYGLYGLNLSIIQNIIISWLTSPFIAIIISFLLYKVLLIIMQYIEIDERIFRLLLIISLCFSAYSFGVNDIGNATGAYVTIAEKIGKVPDIQAMFLLSIFGSIGVLTGGIILGPRVIETVAYKITRLNLAAGFAAELSNALVVYLFSVVPYMLIGYGIPVSTSLASVGAIIGAGLARGGKRSVNKITILQLASFWILTLPATAIISVSAYFLIIQLIQLL
- a CDS encoding preprotein translocase subunit Sec61beta → MSRRKRKEAPIPSSAAGLLRFFEEETKGFKIPPIVIIILSFTLIAAILILQRVAPI
- a CDS encoding ATPase domain-containing protein, with the protein product MEKIKMFSKIETGIKSLDNEINGGYPIKKLTLIYGEEKSGKTSLALQAAINNSLKNRKTIWIDCGMHLHPERINIALENRNIEKDLIIFLRPKTFEEQTRIIEEVPFLMNEKIKLIIFENYNELHRIIFGDIKKDLSIFKDLSFQIAYLKNIAFKWEVPLIVTAQVHEVLIGGGTIEEPVAARISKYWADIIIKLQNLVGRNVKKMIIEKGGKSEKKEVFFKITKDGVEEVYEN
- a CDS encoding Clp1/GlmU family protein yields the protein MNITNLNINKGSSLFVKGPASIILKNGTLNAFDYIVPIKKNILIRPYRAIPFYAVEDSLVDVRIKSNEDISIFNEDLIPKDWREKADEIIKNSKSTIVFGGVDSGKTSFCCLLLNRCLKSKSKVFFMDIDPGQSNIGPPTMISVSKVNEPTIDVFRLNVFNAYPIGYTSPSYCIDSCISNISKLLKEVIDYGFDFLVIDSDGWVDGIDAIKYKLKILEVCSPDNTIVLENTSNSFKEELKKAGVNFLEISSPKNIFARNMDARKKIREFSYGKYLFGGCIRTIQSSWIKISFIDKSKEQLMEDYLSSLPKTIEQIEKPEIENKVSDIKKGLLSYLYDSTNKFIGIALTLDFDKKKKFLKIYTNVKSSIAKIIIGNMILDSEGKEIYQEMTKQ